From Microbispora sp. ZYX-F-249:
GCCGTACCACTGCGGCCGCTCGTAGCCGACGGCCTCCAGGAAGAAGGCGTCCAGCTCGCGCTGCCGCGTGTGGAAGGGGCTCAGGCGCAGCGGCCGCGGCTCCTCCATGGGCTGGAGCGGGTGGATGATGTCGTAGACCTCGACGAAGTTCCGGCAGTCGCGGGCCAGCACGTAGTCGGGCGCGAGCTGGTGCGGCTCGAACCGGTTGACGTCGCACTCGTGCAGGTCGAAGGACGAGCAGTGGCCGTCGACGAGCCACTCGGCCATCGCCTTGCCGACGCCCGCGGAGTGGGTCACCCAGACGGCCTCGGCGACCCAGAAGCCCTTCACGTCCGGGGACTCGCCCATCAGCGGCATGTGGTCCTGGGTGAAGGAGAACAGTCCGTTGATGCCCTCGTCGATCTTCGCGGCGCGGGTGCCGGGCAGCAGCCGCTGGGTCTCGCTCCAGGCGTCCTCGAAGTCCTCCGGCGTGAACGTCAGCACCGACGGCATGACCTCGGCCTCGTCCACCGGCAGCAGGTCCTCGGACTTGACCGGCATCGGGCGGTGCCCGTAGTAGCCGATGCCGACGCCGTCGAACCGCTGGCGGTAGTAGAGGTCGGCGTCCTGGTGCCGCAGGATCGGCAGCGTCGCCTCCTCCTCGCGTCCCGCCAGGTCGGGCACCTGGCCGGTCCAGGCGAGCTGGTGCGCGAGCGGGGTCAGCGGCAGCGGCATCCCGACCATTCCGGCGACCTTCGGCCCCCAGATGCCGGCGCAGCAGACGACGACGTCGGCGGGGATCTCGCCCCGGTCGGTCACCACGCCGGCGACCCGGCCGTCCTCGGTCCGGACGTCGAGCACCTCGTGCCGCTCCAGCACCCGTACGCCGTTGGACCGGGCACGCCTGAGCTGCGCCTCGACCGCGCGTACGGCCTTGGCCAGGCCGTCGGTGGGGATGTGCAGGCCGCCGAGCACGGCGCCGGGGTCGAGCAGGGGGAAGAGCTCGGCGCACTCGGCGGGGGTCAGCAGGCGCGACTCGACTCCCCAGGACGTGGCCCAGCCGTGCCTGCGGTGCAGTTCGGCGAGCCGTTCCGGGCTGGTCGCGACCTCCAGGCCGCCGACCTGGAGGAAGCAGGGCTCGCCGTCGAGATCGAGCGAGCAGAGCTTCTCGACGGTGTAGCGCGCCATCTCGGTCATGGTCTTCGAGCCGTTGATCTGGAAGACCAGTCCCGGCGCGTGCGAGGAGGAGCCTCCGGTCGCGGGCACCGGGCCCTGGTCGACCACCGTGACGTCCGTCCAGCCTCGGAGTGACAGTTCGTCGGCGAGCGCCGCACCGACGACGCCTGCTCCGATGATGACGACGCGCGGGCCCGTCATACCCACCTCCGATGTTGCATAATCCGCAACGTTATGCGCTTAACGCAACAAGCGTGACGCGTCCCCGTGCGGGTGTCAAGCGTCAAAAACAGGACAAAACCGTGCCCGGTGCCGATCCAGGGGGAAGATCGGCACCGGGCACGGAGTGAGGTTCGGGACCTGGCCGGAACCTCCGGTGACGGCGCCCTCTGCCGGACGGGGAGGGTTTCCGGACAGGAGCGGCCGAGCGGGAGAAGCCGGAATCAGCCCTGGGGCAGCCAGGCCTTCACCTTGTCGGGGTTGTCCTTGACCCACTTGGCGGCCGCGTCCTCGGCGGACATCTTGTCCTCGGAGATGTACTTGGCCACGAGGTTCTGGTCGTCGTTCGTCCAGGTGAAGTTCTTGACGAGCTGGTAGGCCGGGCTGCCGGAGTCGGCGAACTTCTTGCTCACGATCTTGTCGAGGTCGTAGACGGGGTAGTCGCACGCCACCTTCTCGGCGTCGGCGTCGCAGCCCTCGGTGTACTCGGGCAGGTTGACCTTGACCAGCTTGACCTCGGACATGAACCACTGCGGGTCGTAGAAGTAGCCGAGCAGCGGCGTCTTCTGCTTCTCCGCCTGACGGAAGGCCGTGATCAGGGCCGCCTCGCTGCCGGCGTAGACCACCTTGTAGTTCAGGTCGAGGTTCTTGACCAGCGCCTCGTCGTTGGTGACGAAGGACGGGTCGCCGTCGAGCATCTGGCCCTTGCCGCCCGACTCGGACGTCTTGAACAGGTCGGCGTACTTGTTGAGGTTCTTCCAGTCGGTGATGTCGGGGTACTTCTCCGCCATCCACGGCGGCACGAACCAGCCGATGACGCCCTTGTTTCCGGTGACGCCCGCCGACACGGCGGTCTTCTGCTCGTCGATGTACTTCTTCTTCAGGTCGTCGTGACCCCAGTTCTCCACGACGGCGTCCACCTCGCCGGTGCCGAAGCCCTGCCAGGCGACCTCCTCCTTGAGGTCCTTCTTGACGACCGTGCACCCCAGTTCCTTCTCCGCCACGTACGCGATCACGGCGGCGTTGGCCTCGTAGCCGACCCACGGGTTGATCGCCAGGTTGACGGTGCCGCAGCCGCCCTTGCCGTCGGATGCCGCCTGCGTCTCCCCGACCTTCGCGCCTCCGCACCCGGAGAGCAGGAGGCCTGCGCCGGCCACGAGCGCGAGCGCGCGCGGCCCATAGTTCCTTGTCACTGCCACGTTGGTCCTCCTGTGGGGGTGTTACAGGTTCATCGGGAAGCCGGAGAGCTCCCGGCCCGCGAGGCGGCGGCCCGCATGATCCGGTCGAGCATGATTCCGAGTACGACGATCGCGAGCCCCGCGGCCAGGCCCTTGCCGCGCAACTGGTGCTGGGAGAAGCCGGCGACGACGTCGTATCCCAGCGCGCCGGCGCCGACGAGGCCGCCGACGACGACCATCGACAGCACGTAGATGAGGCCCTGGCTGGCCGCGAGCGTGATCCCGGCGCGGGCCATGGGCAGCTGCACCTTGGAGATGAGCTGC
This genomic window contains:
- a CDS encoding ABC transporter substrate-binding protein, producing the protein MAVTRNYGPRALALVAGAGLLLSGCGGAKVGETQAASDGKGGCGTVNLAINPWVGYEANAAVIAYVAEKELGCTVVKKDLKEEVAWQGFGTGEVDAVVENWGHDDLKKKYIDEQKTAVSAGVTGNKGVIGWFVPPWMAEKYPDITDWKNLNKYADLFKTSESGGKGQMLDGDPSFVTNDEALVKNLDLNYKVVYAGSEAALITAFRQAEKQKTPLLGYFYDPQWFMSEVKLVKVNLPEYTEGCDADAEKVACDYPVYDLDKIVSKKFADSGSPAYQLVKNFTWTNDDQNLVAKYISEDKMSAEDAAAKWVKDNPDKVKAWLPQG
- a CDS encoding GcvT family protein, encoding MTGPRVVIIGAGVVGAALADELSLRGWTDVTVVDQGPVPATGGSSSHAPGLVFQINGSKTMTEMARYTVEKLCSLDLDGEPCFLQVGGLEVATSPERLAELHRRHGWATSWGVESRLLTPAECAELFPLLDPGAVLGGLHIPTDGLAKAVRAVEAQLRRARSNGVRVLERHEVLDVRTEDGRVAGVVTDRGEIPADVVVCCAGIWGPKVAGMVGMPLPLTPLAHQLAWTGQVPDLAGREEEATLPILRHQDADLYYRQRFDGVGIGYYGHRPMPVKSEDLLPVDEAEVMPSVLTFTPEDFEDAWSETQRLLPGTRAAKIDEGINGLFSFTQDHMPLMGESPDVKGFWVAEAVWVTHSAGVGKAMAEWLVDGHCSSFDLHECDVNRFEPHQLAPDYVLARDCRNFVEVYDIIHPLQPMEEPRPLRLSPFHTRQRELDAFFLEAVGYERPQWYGANARLLEGRDIPTPNDWAARYWSPIVGAEAQASRESVALYDMTALKRLEVAGPGALAFLQRLTTGQMDKSVGSVTYCLLLDTDGGIRSDVTVARLGRDVFQVGANGNLDLDWFHRHLPADGSVMVRDITAGTCCLGVWGPRARDLVQPLTDADFSNQGFRYFRAKKAYIGTVPVTALRLSYIGELGWELYTTADLGAKLWDTLWEAGQRYGVIAGGRGAFASLRLEKGYRSFGADMTFEHDPYEAGLGFAVKPDKGDFIGREALERRKENVRRRLACLTIDDPAQVVMGKEPVYDGESAVGYVTSAAFGYTIGKGIAYAWLPAELATPGRTLEIGYFDRRVTAVVAEEPLFDPAMERLRS